CTTGCTCATTGGGTCTTGAATCCAATTCCCTATTGATTTTCTTCGACTTTCTTAGGCTCTGAATTTTTGAAccaattattttcaatttgggaCAATCTCTCAAATAAATCTTCTTAATAGATGACCATTCAAAAGAATAAGCTTTGATACAGAAACTCATCATATTTGGCAGCTTTCGTAGTTTCAAGGAACTAACTCTAGGGAATAGGATGATATCCGTTgcctctccctctccttctccatCTCTTTGAACAATGTTTTCAATTGCGTCACATTCTTCTATCTCAATGCTTTGAAGTTGCACAAGCAGTTTTGCAATAGAAGTTGGGAATAAATATCTTAGACGATGACATTCACTTACTTCAATGGATGTTAGGTTTTGAAAGCCTTGAATTCCTAGTGGAACATTCTTCCACACGTATGTCAACTTAGATAAATCTTGTACCTCTAAAGTTTTCAACTGAGCAAGTATTGTGATTCTTTGGTGATCTTCGTCTACCTTCAGTCCTTCAAGATCAAAAACCACTTCTAGTGAATTAGCTTTCCTCAAATCAAGATTTTCTAAACTCGGTGGCCACAAGATGGTGTTGGATGAGAAGAGTTTATGAGAGATAATGGGTGTTGATTTAGGAAAGGGGCCAGTATGTTGTTGAATGTCTGTCGTCTTGTGCTTTTCAAGATTGGTCACTTCATCAGTGTTGATCCTTCCAACCTGATGAATccatcaaattattattagcaCCAGCGTTcaacttttttagttttattagcATCAAATCCAGGCTAgaacaaaatgttaaaaaattgataaatcaatttgataaacataaacataaaatattttacagagagagaaagagaatcaTACATACCTCTTGATTCAAGGATGGTTGGACAAGCTCAACGGGACCCACGCCTATACAAAAGCCAATGAGTCTTGGTAGAGAGCCCAGCTCTATAGACGTTAATTGCGGAAACATAATCTTATCATTTAGTGCCTTCTCATCTTTTCCTTCCTTGTGAAAACATTCTTCCATGTCATCACAATTACCTATTTCTAACTTTTGGAGTTGAACCAAACCTCTCGCTATGGACaatgaaaatacatttttcaaatGTTGGCACTCTTCTAGACAGAGAGATTTGAGGTTGCCAAAACAAGCACTATTAAAGGACCTCTTTGGGAATTGGCTATGATATATCTCttttaaattattcaattgaaacACTTTCAATGACTCCAGGATAGGGAAGGCAACATGAGGATTCTGATCTGATGTGGCATCCATTACATATTCTACATCATTGCTATCACCAACTTCTAGAACCTTCAAGCATTGAAAACCCTCTTTGTCTAACTCATACACAATGTTTTTTAaaccttttatttctttcaactTTAAAATTTCAGATTTCTTGAAAAGTTGAAGAAGCATCTGACTCTTCGCAATATCACTTACGTCACAACTTGCAAGTCCCaaactatttttaaataaatgatgATAATAGTCCTCGAAATTATCCACATCAATTACCTCATTATCACCTGAAAATATTTGAAACTTTATTGTTTCATTTTTGAAGGCCAAGTCTTTTGGCAAGACCTTAATATTtggtatttggatttttaaaGCCACCAAATAGGACAAAGACATGATTTCAGTAAGGCTTGCGTTtgctccctttttcttttcttcctcttccttgtTCTCTTCTTCCTGGtactcttcttcctcttccatGGGTTTCCACTTCACATATGCTCTTACCATGTAAAACTCTTCTAGGTGAGATAAACTTGATAGGAGATTAGGTGGAATTCGCTCAAGATCATTGCATTCTGTAAATTCTAAGAACTTTAGATAACTAAGATTTCTCATTTCTCCTGGCAGCTCCTTGATTTTAGAACCCAAAAAGCTAAGAATTTCTAGCTTCCTAAGTTCTCCAATTGCTGATGCATCTGTTATCTCACAATTAACAAATTGCAGGGTCCGAAGGTTTTGAAGGACATTGATTGATTGTGGTAATGATGGAAAGGACATACCAAACAGAGACAAAACCTTTAAACCTTTCATCCCTTTAAATAGATTGGGTGGGAGCGTTTGCAAAGTGTCAATCTCAAATGCTAGCTGCAAAAGCTCAAGTTTAGGACACTCCAAGCCATCGGGATGCCTTTTCAATTCTACGGTTACAAGTGAAATTGCAGTAGAACGCTCGCATGAATCTTTCTCTGGCCATTCTTCCATATTTTCATTACATCGTACAAGAAAACCTTGATTTTCTGCAATTGATATTGCAACATCCCGTACAACATCATGCATTTTCACAAATTGTTCTCCTACCTCACTATCCAACAGTAGAAATGATCTTTTGAGATTCTTAACTATTGCATGGACTCTATTTCTTGCTTCTGCAACAGTATCAATCTTTGCAAACAACCTTTGTCCCACCCCATACCTCACTAAAAGTTCAATGAGAATATCATAATCTTCCGGAAATAAACAACATAACAAAAAGCATGACTTGGCTTCATCACTTTTTAAGTAACCATAACTAAGCTCTATGCTGGAATACACCTTTGAATCAAGACCGGGAATATTTTTTGGGATAGCATTTTTAAGCTGTTGAAGTGCAGCACTCCACTCAAACTCGCTTTTGTTTTCTAGAGCTCTTCCAACAGTTACAATAGCAACAGGTAGACCTCCACATTCCTCTGCAACCTCTTTTGCTATTGGGTGTAGATTGGGAGTATCGATACAATTACCTGCCATCCTCCTGAAAAGATTCCATGCTTCTTCTTCAAATAAAACTTTGATTGGAAAAATCTTCTGAGTTTTCATCTGAGTGCAGGCTTCTTCACTTCGTGATGTCAACAAGATTTTGCATCTATTGTGTTCACCTCCACAAGGAATTCCAACAGCCTCTAAATCAAGTGCATCCCACACGTCATCCAATATTACAAGAACACTCTTACTATCCATTGATAGCCTATTATTTAATCGTTCTGCTCTCACAAGTGGATTCTCTTCAACGAGTTGCAGACCTAGCATCTCCGCAATTTGAACTTGAATCTTTCTCAAGTCTTGATTCTGGgacaccaccaccatcacaacTTCATCAAATAACTTATCATCTTTTGCTCTTTTCGCTACCTCTTTTGCCATTGTTGTTTTCCCTATCCCCCCCATACCGCATATGGCAATCATATTGACCTCGTCAGCTCTTAGTGCCTCTAAAACTTCTCTCCTCATTTTTGTTCTTGACTCAAAATCCATAATACCTTCTATGGATGAAGATCCTACTCCCAGCGAAGGTGGAGGAGAGGACACTTCACTAAATTGTCCATCGTTTAGTAGTACATCAATTTCCAGAGTCTTCTTCTTAGCTTTCCTACTCAAGGAATAACGTGGACGCCAACCATCTAAGCCCTTCTTATTTGCTTCGGCATCTTCATCAAGGATGTTGCGTGCCTTTTCTACCCACCTCTCAACCACAGGTAAGATTACCTGTCCGTTCCTTTTTGCTGCGTCAATTTTTAATTGCACCCCATCTATCATGGCACGAAGGTTCCCAATTCGATCTTCAAGATTCTTGATGTTGCTATTGTACTGAAACAGATAGCCACAATGCTTTTTGATTGGGTCCACAAAGTATCCTCCTATGGTTACTATAACTGAAACAACATCCATTTCTTTGCTTTATTCTTCTGGATTCTctgtaaaaaaagaagaaatttaaaGATCTAACTTTCATTTATTCAAAACCAAAAAGACGAAATTTTAAGTATTATGACTTCCATTTATGCAAAACCAAGTCAGAAGTGATGGTTGCACTGAAGTGGACCTACTGATTAGACAGTTTTAGCGCTGCAATTATCACCGAAGTTTTTAGAATGGTGTTCTTTAATCCAATAAACTTGTGATAAGTAAGTTGGTGCTACGTGCATTTAGAATTTTGTGAACAAAAAAGTTGGGTGTACAACAAAAATACTAGCATCATCCCTACGCAGgctttacttcttcttttctttttctttttttctctttattttttatgtcaaaAGTTTTCATTCATCCCAATTCAGGTTTAAGCATTTGCCAATCACCGAAATAGATAGGAGTGtgaatattaattgtttttatttttctagatttttattttatttttgcttaatCATTGGTAACAAAGCGTCCTTGTGCTCAgaggatttattttttaagctttCCAGTGAGCTTTACGTGATTAattttttcgattttttttttttcctgtttaaaactaattaatattaGTCATTTTACCAAATTCTAATTTTTCGGTGTAATCTATGGCGGAGCCAGAGATTTATCTTTGGGacgccatatatatatatttgtgtatgaaatgtaaaatagtaatgTACAATATGTGCTCTAAACAAAAgtgtatttaattaaaattaaacaatcatgAGACAAGAT
The DNA window shown above is from Quercus lobata isolate SW786 chromosome 7, ValleyOak3.0 Primary Assembly, whole genome shotgun sequence and carries:
- the LOC115951553 gene encoding disease resistance protein At4g27190-like, which encodes MDVVSVIVTIGGYFVDPIKKHCGYLFQYNSNIKNLEDRIGNLRAMIDGVQLKIDAAKRNGQVILPVVERWVEKARNILDEDAEANKKGLDGWRPRYSLSRKAKKKTLEIDVLLNDGQFSEVSSPPPSLGVGSSSIEGIMDFESRTKMRREVLEALRADEVNMIAICGMGGIGKTTMAKEVAKRAKDDKLFDEVVMVVVSQNQDLRKIQVQIAEMLGLQLVEENPLVRAERLNNRLSMDSKSVLVILDDVWDALDLEAVGIPCGGEHNRCKILLTSRSEEACTQMKTQKIFPIKVLFEEEAWNLFRRMAGNCIDTPNLHPIAKEVAEECGGLPVAIVTVGRALENKSEFEWSAALQQLKNAIPKNIPGLDSKVYSSIELSYGYLKSDEAKSCFLLCCLFPEDYDILIELLVRYGVGQRLFAKIDTVAEARNRVHAIVKNLKRSFLLLDSEVGEQFVKMHDVVRDVAISIAENQGFLVRCNENMEEWPEKDSCERSTAISLVTVELKRHPDGLECPKLELLQLAFEIDTLQTLPPNLFKGMKGLKVLSLFGMSFPSLPQSINVLQNLRTLQFVNCEITDASAIGELRKLEILSFLGSKIKELPGEMRNLSYLKFLEFTECNDLERIPPNLLSSLSHLEEFYMVRAYVKWKPMEEEEEYQEEENKEEEEKKKGANASLTEIMSLSYLVALKIQIPNIKVLPKDLAFKNETIKFQIFSGDNEVIDVDNFEDYYHHLFKNSLGLASCDVSDIAKSQMLLQLFKKSEILKLKEIKGLKNIVYELDKEGFQCLKVLEVGDSNDVEYVMDATSDQNPHVAFPILESLKVFQLNNLKEIYHSQFPKSERFGSTPKVRNR